TCCGAGCATCTGCCAGTAGAGGTCGATCCGCTGGTCCGCGGCGAGGCCGCGTTCCAGATACGGCTGCAGCCGCGCCCGCTCCGACGGGTCGTCGGCGAGGGCGGCGAACCGCTCCGCCGCGCGCGCCGCGCGGGGGTCGGCTTCGAGCGCGCGCAGGTAGGAGCTCTTCGCCGCGCCGCGGTCGCCGCGGCTCTCCGCGAGCAGTCCTTCGATCTCCTCCGCGACCCCCGGCGCGCCGTGGGCCTTCGCCGCGTAGCGCTCGTAGGCGGCGCGGGCGCGCGCCGGATCGCCCTGCTTCAACGCGAGGTCGACGAGCCAGCGGACCGCCTCCGGCTCCATCTTGTCGGGAACCTTCGCGAAGCCCTCCTCGAGCGCGGCGAGCGCGCCCGCCGCGTCGCCGCGCGCCGCGCGCGCCTCGGCGGTCATCTGGAACGTCTTCGGCAGCGGCTTCTCGTCGTTCGCCTTGGCCAGCGCCGACTCCGCCTCGGCGAAGCGGTCCTGGTTCATGAAGTAGGTCGCGAGGTTGCGGTAGTAGGTCGCGCCCGGACGCGCCTCGGCGGCGCCGCCCTTGGCCTTCGCGCCGCGCGCGCTCTTCGCCGGCACGTTCGGCTTGTCGGCGTCCACGTAGCCGAGGCCGCGCAGTTGGTCGAGCGCCTGTTCCTGCGCCGCCGCCAGCGCCTCCTCGTCCTGGTCGCCGTAGCGCCGCGGCGCGACGAGCGCGTCCCAGCTCGGCGCGCGCTCCGTCGGCAGCTTCGCCGCCGCCGCGTCCTCGAGCAGGTCGGCGCGCACGCGCCCCGGCATGTTCTCCCCCGGCGGCAGGCCGCGCAGGGCGAGGATCGTCGGCGCGACGTCGAAGATCGAGACCGCCGGCAGGCGCGCGCCCTTGCGCACCGGACCGCCGATCGCGGCGAAGAGGCCCGGGGTGCGGTGCCATTCGACCGGTTGTCCGCGCGTGAACGGCAGGATGTCCTTCGGCCGCCGCGGCCCCGACTGGAAGCCGTGGTCGGAGTGGACGATCACGATCGTGTCCGGCCCGGCCTCGGCGATCAGCCGGCCGAGCATCGCGTCCTGCTCCCGGTAGCAGTTGTCCACGGCGTCGCCGTAGATCGCCGCCTCCCGCGGATCGGCGTTGGCCAGCGCCGGCGGCGCGAGATGCATGAAGCTGTGGCCGATGATGTCGATGTCCTCGAAGTAGACGGAGACGACGCCGAGGTCCTTCCGCGCGACGAGCCGCCGCGCGATCGCCTCGACGTTGTGCGTCGTCGCCGCGAGATCCACCAGCGCCGCCGCGGGCGGCGTGCGCCGGCCGGTCTTGTGCTCGCTCTCCCACCGCGCGCGCAGCGCCTCGTCGCTCCAGAAGCGCCGGCCGTCCCGCAGCTCCTCGTCCGACATCCGCGGCGCGTACTGCCGCACTTCGGCGGCCGACACGCCGTCGGTCGTCGTCAGTTCGCCGCGCATCGAATCGAGGAAGTCGGGCGGCCAGACGACGCCCGCCGGCGCCTTCGCCGCGCCGTGGGCCATCGCGTTCGCGGCGAGGTTCGAGACGAGCGCCCCCGGCGTCTCCTCCGCCGGCTGCGTCGCCCAGTGGTTCACGAAGCCCGACGGCTGTCCCGCCGCGGCGAGAATTTCCCACAGCGCGGGCGCCTTGCGGTGCACCGACGTCATCGGCACGAGGTCGTCCTCGCCGCCGCGCGTCAGCGTGAAGTCGGCGATGCCGTGCTCGTCCGGCCCGCGTCCCGTCAGGGCCGTGGTCCAGAGCAGCGGCGACATCATCGGGTTGTACGGCAACAGGTCCGCGCGCACCCCCTCGCGCTCGATCCGCGCGAAGGTCGGCAGCGAGCCCGCCGCGACCAGGCGATCTACGATCTCCCAGTCGGCGGCGTCGAGGCCGATGTAGAGGACGCGCGCGACCGGAGGCCGTTCCCCGGTGCGCACCGCGGCCAAGGCCGCCGCCCGCGCCTGCTGCGGCGGCACGGCGACCGCGACCTCGACGTCGGCGATGGAGAGCCCCGCCGGCAGCGCCGCCGCGAGCGACGCGGCGAGCGGAGCGCCGAGCGCGGCCGGCCGCGCGAAGAGAGCGCGCGCGCCGAGCTTGCGCGCCGCGTCGGCGAGCGCCGCCGGCGCACGCTCCGCGATCGCGCGCTCGAGCGCGCCGCGCCCCAGCAGCAGCGCGCGCGCCTCGGCGCCGGCCGCGGCCGGATCGACGCGGACTTCGACCGTCGCCTTGACCGGCCACGTCGAACCTTGGCCGAGATCGAGCGGCGCGTCCAGCGGAACGGCGAGCCGCGCGCGCACGACGCGCCGCGCGCTCCACGGCGCGACGAAGACCCGGATCGGCCCGGCGACGGCGCGCGCGTCGGCGACGAGGACTTCGCCGGCGCCGGCGGCCGGAAGCGAGCGCCACGCGACGCCGGCGAGAGCCAGCAGCGCGAACGCGGCGACGACGACGATTGCGACCCCACGACGGTTCTTCATGACGCGCATTTTGCCACCGCGCGCGCCCCGCGGCGCGCCGATCGAGACCGCCGCCGCGCATCCGCGGGCCCGCCCCGACGGCGTCGCGCAAATAGAAACCGGCGGGGCCGCTGGGGCCCCGCCGGTCGGTGGTGCGAGGGACTGTGGGTTACTGCCGGATCACCAGTCCCAGAGAACCGCGAGACGGACCGAGCGCGGCTGCTGGTAGCCCAGGATCTTCAGGTATTCCGGATCCTTGACCGCGGCGGCCGTTTCGGCGTCGTCGTTGTAGTTCTGGACTTCCTGGTTGTTGAAGATGTTGCTGACGTCGAGGCTGACCTTCATGTGGGTCTTGCCGATGTTCCGGCCGTACCCGACGTGGAAGTCGATCGTCGAGAGGTCCGGCATCCGCCCGAGGTAGCCGCGCGGCGCGTCAGTGTAGGCGCCAAGGAAGCAACCACCGTCGCCGGTGCAGCTTTCCGCGAGTTGCCAGCCGCCTTGGCCATCGTTGAGACTCGTGTTCCACGAATAGTAGAGCGGATCGCGGCCCGGCAGTTCACCAGCGTTCTGGTAGTTAGGATGGGCGAGCATCGGGGTGCGCGGACGGCCGGACTGCCAGTTCAGGATGCCTCCGACCTCGACGCCGCTGTCGAAGAAGTAGGTGCCGCCGACGTGCAGGACGTGCGGACGGTCGTTGTTCAGGTAGCCGGACTGGTACTGGCCGCGCATCAGCGTCGAGTTCGGGAAGTCGAACAGCGACGTGATGTTCGGATCCGACTGGCCGTTGTCGTTGCGGAACAGGCCTTCGTAGTTGCCCTGCAGGCGGCTGTAGCGGTAGTTCGCGAAGCCGGCCCAGTGGTTGGAGAGGCGCTTTTCGATCTGGACTTCGATCGCCTTGTACTCGCGTTCCGGCTTGCCGAACGGGCCTTGGGTGTTCTCGCCCGGGTTGGCGAGGACGTAGGAGCCGAACGGAGCGGAGCCGTAGGTCGGGAACGGGTTGGTCGTCCGTTGCGCACAGTCATTGCTGCCGATCTTGATGCATTGGCCACCGTAATAGTAATTCTGGATGTCTTCGAGGACCGTGAACTGAACGTCCTCGAGGACGCGGCCCTGCTTGCGGAAGACGCCGCGGACCTCGACGGAGAGGTCGGGGCGGACGAGCTGCTGCCAGCCGACGACGTACTCGTCTTCGTACGGG
This genomic interval from bacterium contains the following:
- a CDS encoding TonB-dependent receptor; the encoded protein is RARFNEPGETSAKDTALFIQDTWSITDKWTVKLGLRSSTQKLKGAGEFIVPIRQVAAGLFINDPQSFKPNSYDFDTEWSPRFGVTFDPLGNGKVKFYASAARYFERVPSDLAVRQFSNEFGVSKFEFSDPNLTTRRGTTGSPNLQGLGTTSVQAGTKLPYEDEYVVGWQQLVRPDLSVEVRGVFRKQGRVLEDVQFTVLEDIQNYYYGGQCIKIGSNDCAQRTTNPFPTYGSAPFGSYVLANPGENTQGPFGKPEREYKAIEVQIEKRLSNHWAGFANYRYSRLQGNYEGLFRNDNGQSDPNITSLFDFPNSTLMRGQYQSGYLNNDRPHVLHVGGTYFFDSGVEVGGILNWQSGRPRTPMLAHPNYQNAGELPGRDPLYYSWNTSLNDGQGGWQLAESCTGDGGCFLGAYTDAPRGYLGRMPDLSTIDFHVGYGRNIGKTHMKVSLDVSNIFNNQEVQNYNDDAETAAAVKDPEYLKILGYQQPRSVRLAVLWDW
- a CDS encoding alkaline phosphatase family protein, whose amino-acid sequence is MKNRRGVAIVVVAAFALLALAGVAWRSLPAAGAGEVLVADARAVAGPIRVFVAPWSARRVVRARLAVPLDAPLDLGQGSTWPVKATVEVRVDPAAAGAEARALLLGRGALERAIAERAPAALADAARKLGARALFARPAALGAPLAASLAAALPAGLSIADVEVAVAVPPQQARAAALAAVRTGERPPVARVLYIGLDAADWEIVDRLVAAGSLPTFARIEREGVRADLLPYNPMMSPLLWTTALTGRGPDEHGIADFTLTRGGEDDLVPMTSVHRKAPALWEILAAAGQPSGFVNHWATQPAEETPGALVSNLAANAMAHGAAKAPAGVVWPPDFLDSMRGELTTTDGVSAAEVRQYAPRMSDEELRDGRRFWSDEALRARWESEHKTGRRTPPAAALVDLAATTHNVEAIARRLVARKDLGVVSVYFEDIDIIGHSFMHLAPPALANADPREAAIYGDAVDNCYREQDAMLGRLIAEAGPDTIVIVHSDHGFQSGPRRPKDILPFTRGQPVEWHRTPGLFAAIGGPVRKGARLPAVSIFDVAPTILALRGLPPGENMPGRVRADLLEDAAAAKLPTERAPSWDALVAPRRYGDQDEEALAAAQEQALDQLRGLGYVDADKPNVPAKSARGAKAKGGAAEARPGATYYRNLATYFMNQDRFAEAESALAKANDEKPLPKTFQMTAEARAARGDAAGALAALEEGFAKVPDKMEPEAVRWLVDLALKQGDPARARAAYERYAAKAHGAPGVAEEIEGLLAESRGDRGAAKSSYLRALEADPRAARAAERFAALADDPSERARLQPYLERGLAADQRIDLYWQMLGLLAAERGDSVRAAECFHRVVELRPDDEGMRANEATAWLRAGRLQEARAGYEALARMNATAPQVYVNLGSLRAQAGDRAGALAAWKRAVALGYDSPQLAASIAALERGR